One part of the Microlunatus elymi genome encodes these proteins:
- the smc gene encoding chromosome segregation protein SMC: MYLKSLTLKGFKSFASATTLNFEPGITCVVGPNGSGKSNVVDALSWVMGEQGAKSLRGGKMEDVIFAGTSGRAPLGRAEVVLTIDNTDGALPIDYSEVTISRTMFRNGGSEYEINGNKARLLDVQELLSDSGIGREMHVIVGQGQLDTILQATPEIRRGFIEEAAGVLKHRKRKEKALRKLDATETNVNRINDLVAEVRRQLKPLGRQAEVARKAAVIQAEARDAKSRLLADDLVQATLSLESDLADEAQLKERRQSLEERLDAARSTEIEAEEIVRAQVPRLNAASDVWYSLAGLRERVASTISIAAERVRNAENDSDEERPGRDPEQLDAEAEEVQAQEDALETEVELKAEALSAATEQRTETEEAHAAEEQRLAALIRAAADRREGLARLGGQVNSMRSRAEAAADEIGRLTAALEQAEQRAETAAREFTALETKVASLDDGESDLDEQHETASRRLDEFETQLGRLRTEEAAATSERGALAARLEALQLGLKRKDGAAALMAADEQLDALLGTVAALVSVEPGYEAAVSAAFGAAADAVAVTGLDAAISAFDHLRADDLGRAGLLLAGGPQTESPADWPTLPDGVRYAAEVVSCRDDLRPAVNRVLRKVAVTDSLARARELVRALPDLTAVTQDADLLSAHFAAGGSTAQPSLIEVQAAVDEAEQKLAEVTHTCERLKFAQSELTEQYADAEQQVEYALARLHESDAQMAALAEELGQLNSAARSSRDEANRLQKSIAEAERAREETAAKLEELEARLEAAGDEDLDEEPDPATRDRLAEEARLARAAEMEARLALRTVEERARALSGRADALRRAAENERAARARAQARRERMIREAKVAAAVHQAATYLAGRVESSIALAAEERSEAEAARAEAEESLTSARRSVRELGAELEKLVDTVHRDEMARAERRMRIETLAEKAMTELGVEAETLMRDFGPEVPVPVLTDADGNALDLESLPADQRPEPVPYVRDEQEKRLRKAGRALNQLGKINPLALEEYAAMEERHAFLAEQAEDLRKTREDLLAIIADVDARVEQVFAEAYADVERAFNRVFARLFPGGEGSLVLTEPGNWLTTGVDVKARPAGKKVSRLSLLSGGERSLVAVAFLVSLFIARPSPFYILDEVEAALDDTNLGRLLEIYEELRENSQLLVITHHKRTMEVADALYGVTMRGDGVSAVISQRLRDQESVA; the protein is encoded by the coding sequence GTGTACCTCAAGAGCCTGACCCTCAAGGGCTTCAAGTCGTTCGCTTCGGCGACCACGCTGAATTTCGAGCCCGGCATCACCTGTGTTGTCGGCCCGAACGGCTCCGGCAAGTCCAACGTCGTCGACGCCCTCAGCTGGGTGATGGGTGAGCAAGGCGCCAAGTCGTTGCGCGGCGGCAAGATGGAGGACGTCATCTTCGCCGGCACCTCCGGCCGGGCCCCGCTGGGACGGGCCGAGGTGGTGCTCACGATCGACAACACCGACGGCGCACTGCCGATCGACTACTCCGAGGTCACCATCAGCCGGACGATGTTCCGCAACGGCGGCTCCGAGTACGAGATCAACGGCAACAAGGCCCGGCTGCTGGACGTGCAGGAGCTGCTCAGCGATTCCGGCATCGGTCGGGAGATGCACGTCATCGTCGGCCAGGGCCAGCTGGACACCATCCTGCAGGCGACGCCGGAGATCCGCCGCGGCTTCATCGAGGAGGCCGCCGGCGTCCTGAAACACCGCAAGCGCAAGGAAAAGGCGCTGCGCAAGCTGGACGCCACCGAGACCAACGTGAACCGGATCAACGATCTCGTCGCCGAGGTACGACGCCAGCTCAAGCCGCTCGGCCGGCAGGCCGAGGTCGCCCGCAAGGCGGCCGTGATCCAGGCCGAGGCCCGCGACGCCAAATCCCGGCTGCTGGCCGACGACCTGGTCCAGGCCACCCTGTCGTTGGAGAGCGATCTGGCCGACGAGGCGCAGTTGAAGGAGCGCCGGCAGAGCCTGGAGGAGCGGCTGGATGCCGCCCGGTCGACCGAGATCGAGGCCGAGGAGATCGTTCGCGCCCAGGTGCCGCGGCTGAATGCCGCCTCCGACGTCTGGTATTCGCTGGCCGGGCTGCGGGAGCGGGTGGCCTCCACGATCTCGATCGCGGCCGAACGGGTCCGCAACGCCGAGAATGACTCCGACGAGGAGCGCCCGGGTCGCGATCCGGAGCAGCTCGACGCCGAGGCCGAAGAGGTCCAGGCGCAGGAGGATGCACTGGAGACCGAGGTCGAGCTGAAGGCCGAAGCGCTGAGCGCGGCCACCGAGCAACGCACCGAGACCGAGGAGGCACACGCTGCCGAGGAGCAGCGGCTGGCCGCGCTGATCCGGGCCGCGGCCGACCGTCGCGAGGGTCTGGCCCGGCTCGGCGGACAGGTCAACTCGATGCGCAGCCGGGCCGAGGCTGCGGCGGACGAGATCGGCCGACTGACCGCTGCACTGGAGCAGGCCGAGCAACGTGCCGAGACCGCGGCCCGCGAGTTCACCGCGCTGGAGACCAAGGTTGCTTCGCTCGACGACGGCGAGTCCGACCTGGACGAGCAGCACGAGACGGCGAGTCGGCGACTGGACGAATTCGAGACCCAACTCGGCCGGCTGCGTACCGAGGAGGCGGCGGCCACCTCCGAGCGGGGAGCGCTGGCGGCCCGCCTCGAGGCACTCCAACTCGGGCTCAAACGCAAGGACGGTGCGGCCGCGCTGATGGCCGCCGACGAACAACTGGACGCACTGCTCGGTACGGTGGCAGCGCTGGTCAGCGTCGAACCGGGGTACGAGGCAGCAGTCTCGGCCGCCTTCGGTGCCGCCGCGGACGCGGTCGCGGTGACCGGACTGGATGCCGCCATCTCCGCCTTCGATCACCTGCGTGCCGATGACCTCGGCCGGGCCGGACTGCTGCTGGCGGGCGGGCCGCAGACCGAATCTCCGGCCGACTGGCCGACGCTGCCGGACGGGGTCCGGTACGCCGCCGAGGTGGTGAGCTGCCGCGACGATCTGCGCCCGGCCGTCAATCGGGTGCTGCGCAAGGTCGCCGTCACCGACTCGCTGGCCCGCGCCCGCGAACTGGTCCGGGCGCTGCCCGACCTGACCGCGGTGACCCAGGACGCAGACCTATTGTCGGCCCACTTCGCGGCCGGCGGGTCGACCGCCCAGCCCAGCCTGATCGAGGTCCAGGCTGCGGTGGACGAGGCCGAGCAGAAACTCGCCGAGGTCACCCACACCTGCGAGCGGCTGAAATTCGCCCAGTCCGAGCTGACCGAGCAGTACGCCGATGCCGAGCAGCAGGTGGAGTACGCACTGGCCCGGCTGCACGAGTCCGACGCCCAGATGGCCGCGCTGGCCGAGGAGCTCGGCCAGCTCAATTCGGCTGCCCGATCCTCCCGGGACGAGGCGAATCGGCTGCAGAAGTCGATCGCCGAGGCGGAGCGGGCCCGGGAGGAGACGGCCGCCAAGCTTGAGGAGTTGGAGGCGCGGCTGGAGGCGGCCGGCGACGAGGACCTGGACGAGGAGCCCGATCCGGCAACCCGGGATCGGCTGGCCGAGGAGGCCCGGCTGGCCCGGGCCGCCGAGATGGAGGCCCGGCTCGCGCTGCGCACGGTGGAGGAGCGGGCCAGGGCGTTGTCCGGCCGGGCCGACGCCCTCCGGCGAGCCGCTGAGAACGAGCGTGCCGCCCGGGCGCGGGCGCAGGCCCGGCGCGAGCGGATGATCCGCGAGGCGAAGGTGGCGGCGGCGGTGCATCAGGCGGCGACCTATCTGGCCGGTCGGGTGGAGAGCTCGATCGCGCTGGCCGCCGAGGAGCGGAGCGAGGCCGAGGCCGCCCGGGCCGAGGCGGAGGAGTCGCTGACCTCGGCCCGCCGGTCGGTCCGGGAGCTGGGGGCCGAGCTGGAGAAATTGGTCGACACCGTGCATCGCGACGAGATGGCCCGCGCGGAGCGGCGGATGCGGATCGAGACGCTGGCCGAGAAGGCGATGACCGAGTTGGGGGTCGAGGCCGAGACGCTGATGCGTGACTTCGGTCCCGAGGTGCCGGTGCCGGTGCTGACCGATGCCGACGGGAACGCGCTCGATCTGGAGAGTCTGCCCGCCGATCAGCGGCCCGAACCGGTCCCGTACGTGCGTGACGAGCAGGAGAAGCGGCTGCGCAAGGCGGGCCGCGCGCTCAACCAGCTGGGCAAGATCAACCCGCTGGCGTTGGAGGAGTATGCCGCGATGGAGGAGCGGCACGCGTTCCTGGCCGAGCAGGCCGAGGATCTGCGCAAGACCCGGGAGGACCTGCTGGCGATCATCGCCGACGTGGACGCCCGGGTGGAGCAGGTCTTCGCCGAGGCGTACGCCGATGTCGAGCGGGCGTTCAACCGCGTCTTCGCCCGGCTCTTCCCCGGCGGCGAGGGCAGCCTGGTGCTGACCGAGCCGGGCAACTGGCTGACCACCGGTGTCGACGTCAAGGCCCGGCCGGCCGGCAAGAAGGTCAGCCGGCTGTCGCTGCTGTCCGGCGGTGAGCGGTCGTTGGTGGCGGTCGCGTTCCTGGTGTCGTTGTTCATCGCCCGGCCGAGCCCGTTCTACATCCTGGACGAGGTCGAGGCGGCGCTGGACGACACCAACCTGGGCCGGCTGCTGGAGATCTACGAGGAGCTGCGGGAAAATTCTCAGCTGCTGGTGATCACCCACCACAAACGGACCATGGAGGTCGCCGACGCTCTCTACGGCGTGACCATGCGCGGCGACGGCGTCTCCGCGGTGATCAGTCAGCGGCTGCGTGATCAGGAGTCCGTCGCCTGA
- a CDS encoding cation:proton antiporter, producing the protein MNGVELLLVVIAAIAVSALAQKRGLQAPLVLTALGLAVSFIPGLPRLEIEPEIILGVVLPPLLYSTALEFSFVHFMRNLWPIVGLGVVLVFLTAFAAGFTTLRLVPEINSLMVALVLGAVVAPSDAVTAEAIGRRVGLPKRVMTILTGESLINDAAALTLFTITTVAVTGEHTLISSPVLFFGYGVVVGIAIGGVLAAIVRAIQRRLDNPGLETVLGLIVPFTGYLAAEEAGASGVIAVVTAGFVIGHNSGRAGFAARIQERQVWHSLDVLLEAFVFAYMGMQMKFIFTEVIDTGHSLKEVLIAAGAVLLVVLLIRPAYVLINHARLVGMRAIYRNRRAAHPERFARREERRRQQYELRRARLQKRRAARADVDHRSAGRRAAQHGPDVTVVRREATVLPLKHELVISWSGMRGMVTLAAAAGIPVLAAGQPFPGRAVLQVIAFVVAVGTLLIQGSTLPLLIKALKIRTESEEEYERQQHRRANEITQRAAASVMKNALKNDDGTDPVMLSAMTSQLQRFQQNRQQLQQQAEDSERGDTDRSAIWQKFSQVRLDMISAQRDALRAERDAWRLDDDTYREMIKELDYDEAAISTRMASRL; encoded by the coding sequence ATGAACGGCGTCGAACTGTTGCTGGTGGTGATCGCCGCGATTGCGGTCAGCGCGCTGGCCCAGAAGCGCGGCCTGCAGGCTCCCCTCGTCCTGACCGCGCTCGGCCTGGCGGTCTCGTTCATCCCCGGCCTGCCCCGGTTGGAAATCGAGCCCGAGATCATTCTCGGCGTCGTGCTGCCGCCACTGCTCTACTCCACCGCGCTGGAGTTCTCCTTCGTTCACTTCATGCGCAACCTGTGGCCGATCGTCGGGCTGGGCGTGGTGCTGGTCTTCCTGACCGCCTTCGCCGCCGGCTTCACCACGCTGCGGCTGGTGCCGGAGATCAATTCGCTGATGGTGGCCCTGGTGCTCGGCGCCGTGGTGGCGCCGTCCGATGCGGTCACCGCAGAGGCGATCGGGCGCCGAGTCGGACTGCCCAAACGAGTGATGACGATCCTGACCGGCGAGAGTCTGATCAACGACGCCGCCGCGCTGACCCTGTTCACCATCACCACGGTCGCGGTGACCGGCGAACACACCCTGATCTCTTCGCCGGTGCTGTTCTTCGGGTACGGGGTGGTGGTCGGGATCGCGATCGGCGGCGTCCTGGCGGCGATCGTCCGGGCGATCCAACGCCGGCTGGACAATCCCGGACTGGAGACCGTACTGGGTCTGATCGTGCCGTTCACCGGCTATCTGGCTGCGGAGGAGGCGGGCGCCTCCGGGGTGATCGCGGTCGTCACCGCCGGCTTCGTGATCGGGCACAACTCCGGCCGGGCCGGATTCGCGGCCCGGATCCAGGAACGTCAGGTCTGGCATTCCCTCGACGTGCTGCTGGAGGCATTCGTCTTCGCCTACATGGGGATGCAGATGAAGTTCATCTTCACCGAGGTGATCGACACCGGTCACTCGCTGAAGGAGGTGCTGATCGCGGCCGGCGCGGTGCTGCTGGTGGTGTTGCTCATCCGGCCGGCGTACGTGTTGATCAACCATGCCCGGCTGGTCGGCATGCGGGCGATCTACCGGAATCGTCGCGCCGCTCATCCGGAACGCTTCGCCCGGCGGGAGGAACGCCGCAGACAGCAGTACGAGTTGCGCCGGGCGCGGTTGCAGAAGCGTCGGGCGGCCCGCGCCGACGTCGATCACCGGTCGGCCGGCCGACGGGCGGCCCAGCACGGGCCGGACGTCACCGTCGTACGGCGTGAGGCGACGGTGCTGCCGCTCAAGCACGAGCTGGTGATCTCCTGGTCCGGCATGCGCGGCATGGTCACGCTGGCGGCGGCGGCCGGTATCCCGGTGCTGGCGGCGGGCCAGCCGTTCCCCGGCCGGGCGGTGCTGCAGGTGATCGCGTTCGTGGTCGCGGTCGGCACCCTGCTGATCCAAGGCTCGACCCTGCCGTTGTTGATCAAGGCGCTGAAGATCCGGACCGAATCCGAGGAGGAGTACGAGCGTCAGCAGCACCGGCGGGCCAACGAGATCACCCAGCGCGCCGCGGCGTCGGTGATGAAGAACGCGCTGAAGAACGACGACGGCACCGACCCGGTGATGTTGTCGGCGATGACCAGTCAGCTGCAACGATTCCAGCAGAACCGGCAACAGCTGCAGCAGCAGGCCGAGGACTCCGAGCGCGGCGACACCGACCGGTCGGCGATCTGGCAGAAGTTCAGCCAGGTCAGGCTGGACATGATCTCCGCCCAGCGGGACGCGTTGCGCGCCGAGCGTGATGCCTGGCGACTGGACGACGACACGTACCGGGAGATGATCAAGGAACTCGACTACGACGAGGCCGCGATCAGCACCCGGATGGCCAGCCGGTTGTGA
- a CDS encoding amidohydrolase family protein, with protein MIGEQRLHLDGIVLPTGERRELWIADGLVRTEPVRDAADLTGGWIMPGLVDAHCHVGLDAHGAVSAQQAEDQALADRAAGALLLRSPGSPTDTRWMDDRDDLPRLIRAGRHIARPKRYIRGYGDEVGGDEVEPADLIAAVDTQLPRSDGWIKLVGDWIDRDLGDLAPLWPVEVARAAIDHAHGLGLKVTAHVFGEQAAAELVEAGIDGIEHGTGITDDMIAMMAERQVSLVPTMIQLENFESFAAAGEAKFPSYARHMRSLYATRLDRFTAAYEAGVPIYAGTDAGGYQPHGRIADEVVELARLFGNEYALGAASWRARRWLGRPDALAEGSPADLVIYAEDPRKDLTALARPQHVVLRGTVVEHQHHHHRA; from the coding sequence GTGATCGGCGAGCAGCGACTGCATCTGGACGGGATCGTGCTGCCGACCGGGGAGCGGCGCGAGTTGTGGATTGCCGACGGGCTGGTCCGTACCGAACCCGTACGAGATGCGGCGGACCTGACCGGCGGCTGGATCATGCCCGGCCTGGTCGACGCCCACTGTCATGTCGGTCTGGACGCGCACGGCGCGGTGTCGGCCCAGCAGGCCGAGGATCAGGCGCTCGCCGACCGGGCGGCCGGCGCCCTGCTGTTGCGCAGCCCGGGGTCGCCGACCGATACCCGCTGGATGGACGACCGGGACGACCTTCCGCGGCTGATCCGGGCCGGCCGCCACATCGCCAGGCCCAAGCGCTACATCCGCGGCTACGGGGACGAGGTCGGCGGGGACGAGGTCGAGCCGGCCGATCTGATTGCCGCCGTCGACACGCAACTTCCCCGTTCGGACGGCTGGATCAAGCTGGTGGGGGACTGGATCGACCGCGACCTCGGTGATCTTGCTCCGCTGTGGCCGGTCGAGGTCGCCCGAGCCGCGATCGACCATGCCCACGGGCTCGGGCTGAAGGTGACCGCACACGTCTTCGGCGAACAGGCGGCCGCCGAGCTGGTCGAAGCCGGCATCGACGGCATCGAACACGGGACCGGCATCACCGATGACATGATCGCGATGATGGCCGAGCGTCAAGTGTCGCTGGTGCCGACGATGATCCAGCTGGAGAATTTCGAGTCCTTCGCCGCCGCCGGCGAAGCGAAGTTCCCCAGCTACGCCAGACACATGCGTTCGCTCTACGCCACCCGGCTGGATCGCTTCACCGCCGCGTACGAGGCCGGGGTGCCGATCTATGCCGGCACCGACGCCGGTGGTTACCAGCCGCACGGCCGGATCGCCGACGAGGTGGTCGAGCTGGCCCGGCTGTTCGGCAACGAGTACGCCCTGGGCGCGGCATCCTGGCGGGCCCGCCGCTGGCTCGGCCGGCCGGATGCGCTGGCGGAGGGCAGCCCCGCCGACCTGGTGATCTACGCCGAGGACCCGCGCAAGGACCTGACCGCCCTGGCCCGGCCGCAACACGTGGTGCTGCGCGGCACCGTCGTCGAGCATCAGCACCATCACCACCGGGCATGA
- the ftsY gene encoding signal recognition particle-docking protein FtsY, translating to MDATILTLLIAGIIVVVGLVAGLAVGTRRRTLGKARRTDELDAGTDSTASGAGTSVVEADEAAADAGGTATLEPEVAEGEVVTEQAVPPAEPVPTIEKPEAPESRLVRLRRRLSGSNNALSRGLLTLLSRDKIDEDTWEEFEDTLLTSDLGVKPTMELVEALRARLRVEGISDPSKARGALREELIKLVDPSLNRTLGTTRSQTPAVVMVVGVNGTGKTTTVGKLARVLVAEDKDVMLGAVDTFRAAAADQLETWGSRVGVPTIRGAEGADPASVAFEAVKAGIEAEADVVLVDTAGRLHTKTGLMDELGKVKRVIERQAPVTEVLLVLDATTGQNGMTQARIFAEVVDITGVVLTKLDGSAKGGIVIQVQRELGVPVKLVGLGEGVDDLAPFDAEQFVDALLSTD from the coding sequence GTGGATGCAACGATTCTCACCCTGCTGATCGCCGGAATCATCGTCGTCGTCGGCCTGGTCGCCGGCCTCGCGGTCGGGACCCGGCGGCGTACCCTGGGCAAGGCCCGTCGGACCGATGAACTGGATGCCGGCACCGATTCGACCGCCTCCGGTGCTGGCACGTCGGTGGTCGAGGCCGACGAGGCAGCGGCCGATGCGGGAGGCACCGCGACCCTCGAGCCGGAGGTCGCCGAGGGTGAGGTGGTCACCGAACAGGCCGTTCCGCCGGCCGAACCGGTGCCGACGATCGAGAAGCCGGAGGCGCCGGAGAGCCGGTTGGTCCGGCTGCGCCGCCGGCTCAGCGGTTCCAACAACGCGCTCAGCCGTGGTCTGCTCACCCTGTTGTCCCGGGACAAGATCGACGAGGACACCTGGGAGGAGTTCGAGGACACCCTGCTCACCTCCGACCTCGGGGTGAAGCCGACCATGGAGTTGGTCGAGGCACTGCGCGCACGCCTCCGGGTGGAGGGGATCTCCGATCCGTCGAAGGCGCGCGGGGCGCTTCGCGAGGAGTTGATCAAGCTCGTCGATCCGAGCCTGAACCGGACGCTGGGGACCACTCGGTCGCAGACTCCGGCGGTGGTGATGGTGGTCGGCGTGAACGGCACCGGCAAGACCACCACGGTGGGCAAGCTGGCCCGGGTGCTGGTGGCCGAGGACAAGGACGTGATGCTGGGCGCCGTCGACACCTTCCGCGCGGCGGCCGCCGATCAGCTGGAGACCTGGGGCAGCCGGGTGGGGGTGCCGACCATTCGTGGCGCCGAGGGGGCCGATCCGGCGAGTGTCGCCTTCGAGGCGGTGAAGGCCGGTATCGAGGCCGAGGCCGACGTGGTGCTGGTGGACACGGCCGGCCGGCTGCACACCAAGACCGGGCTGATGGACGAGCTGGGCAAGGTCAAGCGGGTGATCGAGCGGCAGGCTCCGGTCACCGAGGTGCTGCTGGTGCTGGACGCCACTACCGGCCAGAACGGCATGACCCAGGCCCGGATCTTCGCCGAGGTGGTGGACATCACCGGCGTCGTGCTGACCAAGCTGGACGGTTCGGCCAAGGGCGGCATCGTGATCCAGGTCCAGCGCGAACTCGGCGTCCCGGTCAAGCTGGTCGGGCTCGGTGAGGGCGTCGACGACCTCGCCCCGTTCGACGCCGAGCAGTTCGTGGACGCCCTGCTGTCGACCGACTGA
- the ffh gene encoding signal recognition particle protein yields the protein MFDTLQDRLAATFKSLRGKGRLSDADIDATAREIRIALLEADVNLQVVREFIAAVKERAKGTELTGALNPAQQVIKIVNEELIGILGGETRVLRFAKRPPTVIMLAGLQGAGKTTLAGKLALWLKEQGHSPLLVAADLQRPNAVTQLQIVGERAGVHTFAPEPGNGVGDPVQVARASIEEANRKLYDVVIVDTAGRLGIDAELMQQAADIRTATKPDEVLFVVNAMIGQDAVNTANAFAEGVGFDGVVLTQLDGDARGGAALSIARVTGKPIMFASNGEKLTDFDVFHPDRMASRILGMGDMLTLIEQAEKTFDAEQSAKAAAKLASKDGGDFGLADFLQQMQAVRKMGPLSKVFGMLPGMGELKDQIAGIDEKEIDRIEAIIQSMTPAERDDPKILNGSRRARIAKGAGVEVSAVNNLVNKFFDARKMMSAMAGGRMPNIPGMPAMPGMGGALPGARRAKQQQKKKPKNKRGVSGNPAKRNGQQPAQPAAGSNGSAFGAPSQEDLAKQMQDFDLPPELKKMLKK from the coding sequence ATGTTCGACACCCTGCAAGACCGGCTCGCGGCGACGTTCAAGAGCCTGCGCGGCAAGGGTCGGCTCTCCGATGCCGATATCGACGCCACCGCCCGGGAGATCCGGATCGCACTCCTCGAGGCGGACGTCAACCTGCAGGTGGTCCGGGAGTTCATCGCCGCCGTCAAGGAACGGGCCAAGGGCACCGAGCTCACCGGCGCGCTGAACCCGGCGCAGCAGGTGATCAAGATCGTCAACGAGGAGCTGATCGGCATCCTCGGCGGCGAGACCAGGGTGCTGCGGTTCGCCAAGCGACCGCCGACGGTGATCATGCTCGCCGGTCTGCAGGGTGCAGGTAAGACCACCCTGGCCGGCAAATTGGCGCTCTGGCTGAAGGAGCAGGGCCATTCGCCGTTGCTGGTCGCGGCCGACCTGCAACGGCCGAACGCTGTCACCCAGCTGCAGATCGTCGGCGAACGCGCCGGAGTGCACACCTTCGCGCCCGAACCGGGGAACGGTGTGGGGGATCCGGTTCAGGTGGCGCGGGCCTCGATCGAGGAAGCAAACCGCAAGCTGTACGACGTGGTGATCGTCGACACCGCCGGCCGGTTGGGCATCGACGCCGAGCTGATGCAGCAGGCCGCCGACATCCGTACCGCGACCAAGCCGGACGAGGTGCTGTTCGTCGTCAACGCGATGATCGGCCAGGACGCGGTGAACACCGCGAACGCGTTCGCCGAAGGGGTCGGCTTCGACGGCGTCGTGCTGACCCAGCTGGACGGTGACGCCCGCGGTGGTGCGGCGCTGTCGATCGCCCGGGTCACCGGCAAGCCGATCATGTTCGCCTCCAACGGCGAGAAGCTGACCGACTTCGACGTCTTCCATCCCGACCGGATGGCCAGCCGGATCCTCGGCATGGGCGACATGCTCACCCTGATCGAGCAGGCGGAGAAGACCTTCGACGCCGAACAGTCCGCCAAGGCCGCGGCCAAGCTGGCCAGCAAGGACGGCGGCGACTTCGGCCTGGCCGACTTCCTGCAGCAGATGCAGGCCGTACGCAAGATGGGTCCGCTGTCCAAGGTCTTCGGCATGCTGCCCGGAATGGGTGAACTGAAGGACCAGATCGCCGGCATCGATGAGAAGGAGATCGATCGGATCGAGGCGATCATCCAGTCGATGACGCCGGCAGAACGCGACGATCCCAAGATCCTGAACGGATCCCGCCGGGCCCGGATCGCCAAGGGCGCCGGTGTCGAGGTGTCGGCGGTGAACAACCTGGTGAACAAGTTCTTCGACGCCCGCAAGATGATGAGCGCGATGGCCGGCGGCCGGATGCCGAACATCCCGGGGATGCCGGCGATGCCCGGAATGGGTGGTGCCCTGCCTGGCGCCCGCAGGGCCAAGCAGCAGCAGAAGAAGAAACCCAAGAACAAGCGCGGCGTCTCCGGCAACCCGGCCAAGCGCAACGGCCAGCAGCCGGCCCAGCCCGCCGCCGGCAGCAACGGCTCGGCCTTCGGTGCTCCCAGCCAGGAGGACCTGGCCAAGCAGATGCAGGACTTCGATCTGCCTCCTGAGCTCAAGAAGATGCTCAAGAAATAA